CGGCGGCGTCGGTACCTTGCGGGTTTACCCGTGAAGGGTTGCCGGTGGGGTTGCAGGTGGTTGCGGGGCGGTTTGCTGACGAGCAGGTGCTGCGGGTTTGCAAGGTGTATGAGCAGCATTATCCGAGCAGGCATTTGCAGGTGCCGGTCAAGGGCTGAATTTTTTGTTGGTTTTGACGGCCTCATCGCGGATAAATCCGCTCCTACAGAGGGTCGTGTAGGAGCGGATTTATCCGCGATGGGCCATCAGCCCAACCGCCCGGCCGGCGCATACAGCGCCGGATCAATGATCGGCTGCGCCCCGGTCATCAAATCGGTAAACAACTGGCACGAAGCCGGCGCCAGCACCAGCCCATTACGGTAATGCCCGCAATTCAGCCACAACCCATCATGCCCCGGCACCGGCCCGATATAAGGAATGCCCTCCGGCGACCCCGGCCGCAAACCCGCCCAATGTGCCACCACCGGAGCGTCCTTCAGCGCGGGCAACAACTCAATGGCCGAGGCCTTCAAGCTTTCCAGTGCATCGTCAGTCGGGGTTTTGTCATAGCCCGCATGCTCCAGCGTACTGCCCACCAGAATATGCCCGTCACGCCGCGGGATGGCATAACGCCCCTTGGCCAGCACCATACTCGGCAGGAAGTCTTCGGCGCATTTGAACAGGATCATCTGGCCTTTTACCGGCTCCACCGGCAGTTCAAGGCCCAGCGTGCGCAACAAGTCGCCACTCCAGGCTCCGGCGCTCAGAACCACGTCATCGGCCTGCAGTTCGCCGTCAGCCGTCTGCACACCGGTCACACGCCCGCCTGAGTGGACGAAGCCGGTGATCTGGCAGTGCTCGCGCAAGGTGACATTGGGCATCGCCAGCAGCGCAGCCTTGAGCGCTTTCACCAGCCGCGGGTTGCGCACGTTCGCCACGCCGGCCA
The genomic region above belongs to Pseudomonas sp. PSKL.D1 and contains:
- the thiO gene encoding glycine oxidase ThiO; protein product: MSKQVVVVGGGVIGLLTAFNLAAKVGQVVVCDQGEVGRESSWAGGGIVSPLYPWRYSPAVTALAHWSQDFYPQLGERLHASTGLDPEVHTTGLYWLDLDDEAAALAWAERNQRPLSAVDISAVYDDVPVLGAGYKRAIYMAGVANVRNPRLVKALKAALLAMPNVTLREHCQITGFVHSGGRVTGVQTADGELQADDVVLSAGAWSGDLLRTLGLELPVEPVKGQMILFKCAEDFLPSMVLAKGRYAIPRRDGHILVGSTLEHAGYDKTPTDDALESLKASAIELLPALKDAPVVAHWAGLRPGSPEGIPYIGPVPGHDGLWLNCGHYRNGLVLAPASCQLFTDLMTGAQPIIDPALYAPAGRLG